A window of Phaseolus vulgaris cultivar G19833 chromosome 4, P. vulgaris v2.0, whole genome shotgun sequence genomic DNA:
CTTCATCTTTCCGGAAACACCTTCACATCACCAATGGTATTCCACTGGGTCTCAAACTTCACTTCCAACCTTGTTGAGCTTAACCTTGATGGTAACTTCTTGGAGGGTTCCACATCAAGTCATTTTGGCATGGTCATGAATTCGCTTAGGAACCTTGACCTCTCCTATAATTATTTCAAGGCCAGGGATTTGAAATCCTTCACGAATATATGCACCTTATCTTCTTTATACTTGAATCAAAACAATTTGAGTGAAGACCTCACATCCATTATTGATCATTTGTCTAGTGGTTGCGTTAAACACTCATTGCAAGAATTGGATCTGTCAAGTAATCACATCACTGGCACTTTGTCTGAGCTTTCAGTATTttcatctttaaaaatattgtttctGGAACAAAATCATTTAAGTGGAAAGATATCTCGAGACATCATATTACCACCTCAGTTGGAGTCCTTCTCAATTCAAATGAACTTTTTTGAAGGTGGAATTCTAAAATCATTTGGGAATGCATGTGCTTTGCGCTCATTGGATATATCTTCTAATAACTTGAATGAAGAGTTTTCACTGATAATTCATCACTTATCTGGATGTGTTAGAAACTCATTACAAGAATTGAGCTTGAGTAATAATAAGATAAATGGTACGCTTCCTGACCTTTCAGTATTTTTAACTTTGAAAAGATTAGATCTTACTCAAAATCAATTAAGTGGAAAAATATCTGAAGGTAGCAAATTGCCATCTTCATTGGAGTATTTGTTTACCAACTTAAACAATTTTGAAGGTGGAATTCCAAAATCATTTGGGAATGCATGTGCTTTACGTTTATTGGATATGTCACGAAATAGCTTGAGTGAAGAGTTTCCGAGGATAATCCATCATTTGTCTGGATGTGCTAGATATTCATTAGAAAAATTATATCTAGATACGAACCAGATCAATGGCACACTACCTGACTTCTCAACATTCACATCCTTAAAAGAGTTATATCTTTCTCAAAATAAGCTAAATGGAGAGATACCTGAGGATATTCAATTTCCACCACAGTTAGAGAAACTCTACATGGAGTCAAATTCTTTAAAAGGTGTTCTCACTGACTACCATTTCGCTAATATGTCCAAGTTACAACGACTGTTTTTATCTGACAACTCATTGGCCTTGACATTTACCCAAAATTGGGTCCCACCTTTTCAGTTGCTCACCATAAATTTGAGATCTTGCAAGCTAGGTCCAACATTTCCCAAATGGTTGCAgacacaaaataaatttttcattattGACATTTCAAATGCTTCAATATCAGATATTGTTCCAGAGTGGTTTTGGGCTAAATTACCATTATTAAACGATTGGTTGCatattaatatttcatacaacaATTTACAAGGTATAATTCCAAATTTTCCACAAAAGAATCATTTTTATGAGATGTTACTTGGATCAAATCAATTTGAAGGCCCTATTCCTCTATTCCTTCGAGATTCTTTTAATCTCGATTTATCCAAAAATAAATTCTCaaattctattttgtttttatgtgGGAATGGTACAATTGAGACTTTATACCTGTTGGACCTTtcacataatcaattatccGGGAAAATTCCAAATTGTTGGAGTCATTTCAAGTCATTAACTTATTTGGATATGAGTCACAATAAATTTTTAGGAAAGGTTCCTACTTCAATGGGTTTACTTTTTCATCTTCAAGCATTGTTGTTGAGAAACAACAACTTAACAAATGAGATCCCTTTTTCTTTGAGGAGATGCACAAAGCTTGTAATGTTAGATCTGGCAGAAAACAAATTAACTGGACCTTTTCCTGCTtggattgggagtaatttgaAAAAgctacaaattttaattttgggaAGTAATAACTTTTATGGAACTTTACCAACACAAATTTGCTATCTCAAAAATATGCAGCTCTTGGATCTCTCAATCAACAACTTATTTGGACAAATTCCTAAATGCATAAAATTTTTTGTTGCAATGGCTAAAAAGGTTTCAAACGATGATCATcaatatgattttaaaatagGGATAATGAGTGGCTCTGATTTGTtttttttgaatgattttttcaTGTGGAAAGGTTCAAAACAAATGTTCATGAACAATGGGTTGTCTCTTTTAAGAAGCATTGATCTCTCAAGCAATCACTTTTCAAAAGAAATTCCAGTGGAAATAGAGGATTTATTTGAATTGGTTTCATTGAATTtatcaagaaacaatttaatagGAAACATTCCTTCAAATATTGGAAAGCTTGCATCGCTTGAATTTTTGGATCTTTCAAGAAACCAATTAGTTGGTTCAATTCCTACTAGTCTTACTCAAATTGACCGTCTCGGCATGTTAGATTTGTCACATAACTATTTATCTGGAAAAATTCCAATTAGCACACAATTACAAAGTTTCAATCCATCGAGTTATGAGGATAATCTCGATCTTTGTGGATTACCACTGGAGACATTGTGTATTAAAGAGGAACCTTCAAATGCCGAAGTtcatgaagatgaatattcattgttcaataatgattttttcataAGTATGGCATTTGGATTTGTTGTAAGCTTCTGGATGGTATTCGGCTCAATTTTATTCAAGCGTTCTTGGCGACATGCCTATTTCAACTTCTTGAACAATTTAGCAAACAATGTTCATGTCAAAGTAGCGGTCTTTCTCAAACTACTTACCGTGGATAAAACTTAGCAGGTAATGATGTTTTAGtccttttattatttatatgatacacaagtttttatttattacttcTCTAATATctattcattaaattaaaattaacaaataatGATAGTATCTagaactaatttttttatgattattctttaaaataagttatttcttaataaattaaactggtgtatactttttttatatgtttgtgAAATctgtatattttaaataagtggtttttaaaaaataagtatttaaaaGGCATGTTTTAAGTTTAAATAGTGTTTCTTTGCGAGTCTCTAAATCTttttatttcattgtatatatatcaatgaaaataatatatttttatttatttggagGCAACAAACCCTGCTTGCTTCCTGTTTTCGAAAACTTCTTTATGTTCTTAAATActaaaaacaaagaaattatttgattaaaatagattttgaaatttagttttttagtttgaaaaaaCGTCTCAGTTTTTCGGTTTTTCTACTTctagttttctttttatctttttccttatgcatctttttttacacttttattcttaaaatcagtctttaaataatattttacaataaactttttaaatctagtgaacaaaattataatcaaaCACACTCAATGTTGTTATTTATCATTTCAATAATAATGTTGGTGTTtatgttgttatttttatttttgtgtttgaaAGTGCGCAAACTATGCAGGTTATTTTCTCACTCTTGTGAAAAATAAATACGATTTAAATCAGAATcgtattattttcaaaattatgcatgaacattttcaaaattatagcatgcatattttttttcacttttactCTTAAAATCAgtctttaaataatattttacaataaactttttaaatcttattaagaaagagtggactttaagcctaaactcaaccccataaaaccggctcaatggggtgaggtttgcacccacttatatactatgaaaggctctaatctctagtcgatgtgggatctccaacacacccccctcacgccgagactgccaactcgtgcgtgggactatatattttgggtggtccgatagcggcccgatagcgggtggcctgataagcccaacaaatactcgctaggataggctcaaaaTGGCTCTGATTACTATCTCTCGTAGCTCCTCTGAAACCGAGTATAGAGCacttgccaccaccacatgtgagctacaatggttgtcttacctccttcaggatttacatcttcctctctcccagcctgcaaccctgtattgtgacaacaaatctgcccttcaaatagcttccaatcaagtttttcatgaacgaaccaagcacatcgaaattgattgcttcctagttcgtgaaaaacttaactctggtctcctcaaactgCTGCCCATTACCTAtgcaatgcaagttgctgacatattcaccaaaccccttgcttccgcacagttctctactctcaaatccaagctgggtctgacaaatatctactccccaaCTTGAGGGGGTgttacaatatttaattttctattgtaaattattgggctttgtttctttggcccaactttccttttctattttagttaggtcttaatctttctcttatatatacaccatgtattttactctttaacatacaagtgaataaaagtttcttttatatttatttttctctacaattagggttcataaaaacctctctttcttcattacgattacgtgcgattacttacgttacatcctgttctttaggaaaaagctcagaaaaagtgtcagtagtaatcatattattggcttgggatgtccaattggtgaatttgtagccaggagggaacccatgctttttataacaggtgtcaacagtgtggccaagacgattacaaaaagtgcagacttttctagtaaaagaaaactttgaggttttaacattaccagaaggaaaacccactttgtgaaaacaaacagcctcagtatgaccatatttaccacaaaaattgcatgtaatagtgtgactactattaagactatgaagactagggttttcattaaacattgcctaaaagatttttaaaaccaatcaagattttgaaagagaacagtaaaaaaataaccaagaacagcaaagagggaaataaaaatcagagagaagcacagcagaactcttcattcgaagagctctgataccattttacagtaaatgaagatgaatattccttgtctgatgtgatgctttaatgtagcgtaagtaatcgcacgtaatcgtaatgaagaaagagaggttttgatgaaccctaattgtagagaaaaataaatataaaagaaacttttattcacttgtatgttaaagagtaaaatacatggtgtatatataagagaaagattaagacctaactaaaatagaaaaggaaagttgggccaaagaaacaaagcccaataatttacaatagaaaattaaatattgtaacAAATCTAGCGaacaaaattataatcaaaCACACTCAATGTTGTTATTTATCATTTCAATAATAATGTTGatgtttatgattttatttttatttttgtgtttgaaAGTGGGCAAACTATGCAGGTAAATGATACTCAATTTAAATCAGAATCGTATTATTTCTCAGTCTTGTGGTTATTTTCAAAACTATAGCATGAATATCTTTTAGAAGCCATGAAGTGAAGCTTTGTGTAATGGATGTTGAGATCGATGAAGATCAACTTATGTAAAAGCCTAATCTTAGTGTTTGGGTTTTGcagttaataaattatatagtttatgtttttatgcttttttaaatacatcaacgatatttttttcttttggtgaacaagaattttatttattttcatttacaCACTTCTGAGAACTAAgccctttatttttatttttcaaatttcagCAGGCACTTGAAGACCCATCCTGGTGCATTACTCCAACATTTGAGCTTGTTAATGCTTGGCTAAGGCACTAAGTTGGAAATTATATATGGCTTCTTTAAATTCCCTTTTATATTCTGCTGATTAAAAACATTTTCACTGTGAATTGGAAAGCTAGTATGCATGTTTTGATTGTTTGAAGTTTTACTttcttattaaattataaacctCATTAAGCATTGTATTTGCAATGAAATATTCATATGATCCAAACTTTGGTCTGCCAGACATTATTGAGTTAAATGTATTTAAGATATTTCagtacaagaaaaacatgaactagaaaccaattttgagaaacaaaaaataattagttgctatagtaactaaattagacaccattttagaaactaaaaaaaattagtttctaaataaGTTTCTAtgattgttaaatggtttttaaattgatatctaattagcaaccaaggttttaactaccaattatttagtgaGACATCGTTTCGGTGCACTATTCACATCCTATCACCCAGTGCCACGTATGTCGCCTAGCATAATCGCTTAGTCTCTttgctgaaacaagttacagctcgagactgagGGGCTTGTGTACAGGCCAGACCTCGGTCATCGGCACCAAAGAAAGACATCGGACTTCGGACATCAGTGGACTGatagtaatggtgggccacgtaagctgggtcccacaaACAGTATGAGTTAACGTGAGTTAACACCCAGATACCAAAAAGACTTAAGTcacgagaggatcatgcatggggtgtgtatgATACATTCAGGTACGGCACAAGCAAGTgttccttggaggcgctaaggcccgttagggttagggtttccagggaaagactgcatgcatggcacgtgaatacttagagcacccatagaacagatggccccgcagcattggtgcatgagttggtaccttggtCTCTATactgttagtcgttgcactccagtaaaggGAAGTCTTATGTGCCAAattacgctaagattgtgtaatagcaGCGCAAGGACGTTCTCCTAGGAACCCTAAATGTGGGTAACATAACAGAAGTAACCCTAGCTACAAccatataaagggtggtaagaaccctagcaaggtacaccgTTACTTTATACACTTACTGATTCTTGgccccagtactgacttgagtgtcggagtgcgaACGACCGCCAAGGCGCccttttgtctttgcaggtgagaagttcttcaacccaaaGAAGTTCAATTCTCAGGTGGAGACAGGTGGTCTAGAGACTGTCGTTCGAGTCAGCCGGCGAGAACATTTAGCGCCCACCGTGAGgcccgataaaactaggtcccaCTCACAATCGTGTTAAGAGCTTACCAATAATGTGaggagtacgaggcaaggatcaTCTGTGGCCGAAGGAggggtgatggagatcaagaagaagaagagaatgagGTTGAAGTTGAAGATGCTCAAAGACATATTAGCTCATCATCATTTTTACCTCAAAGGATCACAAGGAGCAAAACtaaagaattaggaagtagtcttcaaatgttttatcttttcgtagtttcttttgtataaaattttaaatacatagagtagtttttaggaaggtgtTAAGAGGGAAAtctaaagatacctcttgtgtaaagcatctttagacatTAGCTTTAGGAAGAGTCTAGAAGGTATCCCTTCATTCTCcactttaggtgctagaagtggaagagttgcaAGGCAACCTTGGTTAGCTTCCTTTGTAAGCTTCTTTGTAAACccatgaccggtccttctcctataaaaggaggagttGAGTCCTTGAAATtcagatttgatattttgagtaaagaaattctcccaaattggtgagtgattgagagacttgtgtcttctcctattctagtcttatcttgtgtaCCGCCttggtagtcgggagtaatgacgtggcgtcgagctatgatataggcgtgttggatgggacacctggttggcagaagggaaggaggtcggggggtttgcgtagtcgccagttattaagttggcgtgctccgatctccatcacacctaaaccggcggtcaccgagtcgaagatgaagtcgccagatgtgaacccaggcgaccaagtgattagagatcgccgaaacagggacatcgccgaagataaaggcAGATAggcatttcccagctggccagaggatgaggtcggaaGATAGCTTACTTGAACATGTACAGTGAAACAGGTaaggcagatcatgaaggcggccggcgagaccacagggaaggtgtgtacgaaggcacccgaacttgccacccagaagagatcacgctccaaggcaactatgcactgagtagtatcatgcataagtaacttagccaaagaagagtcagaagtagcgcccaagtcaaggatgctccagatgaaggcacgtgtacagctggatgtgagccacgtgtccagatgtgtaactgccaggagagagaaagtgcccaggtatataagagtttccaacgaacttctgaggtacgcacgttcagattgtttctttacgcttgcgagtcttgagtacactgagagagaactggtcacggttccttagagttcttgagttttactcttaagtaattggtggttcagtcactgacttgggcgtcggagcacgatcggccgcagcggcgccgtttcgtcttttgcaggttcttgaggtggatcgcggtgaaggacggaggcaaacacggcgcatacgtcgatccaagtttgacgaggcaaagctccagcgttttggtcaacaggcaggatcatcaggcgcccaccgtggggccgtgtaaaacctgttcccatccacagcgtgagttcttggaggtttctgcagtttctgtgtggttgtgtgctggtgcaaccattgtccgctgttcatctaggtttTGTTCGATAATTTcacgttttccaccgttcgtttgggtttttgttcggtgaggtgggGTTTTTTGCTGCTTACGCGATttttaatcggtgagatctgagttctgtTGCTCGTTTGGATTCtcgtggaagaagcgttggtttttggtggagttgcgagtttctgtgaaggtttgctgtgttcttgaggttcttCGAGgtttcgcgaagttctgaccgattgatcgctgaatcgatcgtcgctgaagaaggtgttgttcgtcgctctctgtgattcgtcaagatttcatgagaaaaatgagaagcaatcgttcaagtccagttgcgcccattgctgctgaaggcgccatgactatggcgcagatggtggaaatcatgcgctCGCtacaggcgaatgtggaagcctcgcatATATagcaggcaagaatgcacgaggacctggtcgcctctcgggccaggaacgatgagcttagcagagtgactgaagagctgcgtcaagctcttcaggagcagcgagggcgcccagtcgctgaagaggtcgcgccgtcaacgccgcctcgcgttttccctatgcctttcgctcaggcaaTTACCGACAcacctatccctgcgagtgtggtacctgtgaaggctgtttttatcGGCGTGGAGGATcatgaggcacatctcaccacgttccatacgcaaatgatgctgtcaggaggatcagacgccgtgtactgcaagatgtttgtgagcacactccagggaacggcgctggaatggtttgtgagcctgcctacgggtcacattaccaacttccaacagttttcaaagatcttcgtcgagcagtacatagtgaacaaagcaccgcccagggtgtcttacgatctgttcgacataaggcagtatcagggagagtccctcagggactacctgaatcgttttggggcgcagatggtccgctcgccagccaaagacgaagagatgctggtctacgccttcaaaaagggcgtgctgccaggaccattctgcgaagcattgatcagggctcaccctgccacatttgctgaggttaggcgacttgcggtggcccacatcgccgatgaaagtgaggtcgccgagaagaggggaagcgtggctcccgctaggccacgtgcccagaccaggatccagccacagagggtgctggagacagcggcggccaggagggatcagaggactcgccatccttacgatccgaggaagaacaagggcaggggccaagggcgccctcaaccagcccgccgggagtacaatcgcccgccaaaacacaagtttgtcatgggactggcggacctgatcgccattcccaatatatcagctaggttgaaggcgcccgagaaggtgggcgataaggtgttgggaccaaagccagacgcctggtgcgaattccaccagggctttggccacaccgtggattcatgcttggctttaggataccagctcgacgatctggtcaagagcgggttcctaaatgactacttgctggataggaggacggggggcgcgtcgagctcccaactaGCAGGTGGTGAgactcagcagcacgagatgcctacccacggagaaatccacaccattgcaggaggtttctcgggtggtggatgcaccgcatcacagaggaagaggtatgcgaggtctgtgatgacggtggatatgtttgaggaccactcgccggatgtggacattacg
This region includes:
- the LOC137836474 gene encoding receptor-like protein EIX2 produces the protein MTNPVGLRLMMFMVCVVLQVVNGEHQTTCIPKEREALLQFKAAIVDDGMLSSWTTPDCCQWEGIRCSNLTAHVLGLHLPGEFDVYEEITEEITNRYMRGEIQKSLMELRQLEYLNLSSNDFQDSHIPEFLGSLTNLKYLDLSSCVFGGEIPTLFGSLSHLRYLNLGQNSLEGSIPCQLGNLSQLHELYLARNSFEGNIPSQLGNLSQLQYLDIRFNSFKGNGIKIDDGGQWLSNLISLTHLYLYSVSSLDRSHSWLQAILNLPKLRELDLKDCSLSDHFIMSSKPSHFNSSTSLSVLHLSGNTFTSPMVFHWVSNFTSNLVELNLDGNFLEGSTSSHFGMVMNSLRNLDLSYNYFKARDLKSFTNICTLSSLYLNQNNLSEDLTSIIDHLSSGCVKHSLQELDLSSNHITGTLSELSVFSSLKILFLEQNHLSGKISRDIILPPQLESFSIQMNFFEGGILKSFGNACALRSLDISSNNLNEEFSLIIHHLSGCVRNSLQELSLSNNKINGTLPDLSVFLTLKRLDLTQNQLSGKISEGSKLPSSLEYLFTNLNNFEGGIPKSFGNACALRLLDMSRNSLSEEFPRIIHHLSGCARYSLEKLYLDTNQINGTLPDFSTFTSLKELYLSQNKLNGEIPEDIQFPPQLEKLYMESNSLKGVLTDYHFANMSKLQRLFLSDNSLALTFTQNWVPPFQLLTINLRSCKLGPTFPKWLQTQNKFFIIDISNNQLSGKIPNCWSHFKSLTYLDMSHNKFLGKVPTSMGLLFHLQALLLRNNNLTNEIPFSLRRCTKLVMLDLAENKLTGPFPAWIGSNLKKLQILILGSNNFYGTLPTQICYLKNMQLLDLSINNLFGQIPKCIKFFVAMAKKVSNDDHQYDFKIGIMSGSDLFFLNDFFMWKGSKQMFMNNGLSLLRSIDLSSNHFSKEIPVEIEDLFELVSLNLSRNNLIGNIPSNIGKLASLEFLDLSRNQLVGSIPTSLTQIDRLGMLDLSHNYLSGKIPISTQLQSFNPSSYEDNLDLCGLPLETLCIKEEPSNAEVHEDEYSLFNNDFFISMAFGFVVSFWMVFGSILFKRSWRHAYFNFLNNLANNVHVKVAVFLKLLTVDKT